In the Drosophila takahashii strain IR98-3 E-12201 chromosome 3R, DtakHiC1v2, whole genome shotgun sequence genome, one interval contains:
- the LOC108061404 gene encoding diacylglycerol kinase eta isoform X9: MAHLKLDTLHVQRSPRSSRRSSPSSGRSSACSSGSISPVPIIPIIAISHDGDESESESEIETEPARLFQRRMSTKCTNNLAAIIKEGFLLKHTWSFQRWRRRYFRLKRNMLFYAKDEKCDVFDDIDLSDLCYFECGIKNVNHSFQIITPTRSLVLCAESRREMEDWLGGLKTATAPQRPRGDSFLIEQHDILSNHHHWYATSHARPTYCNVCRDALSGVTSHGLSCEVCKCKVHKRCAAKSIANCKWTTLASVGKDIIEQADGIIMPHQWMEGNLPVSSMCAVCKKTCGSVLRLQDWRCLWCRATVHVACRPQMAVACPIGPAKLSVVPPTSVHSISTDDAWDVASPRGNFSPLLVFVNSKSGDNQGVKFLRRFKQLLNPAQVFDLISTGPSLGLRLFRHFEMFRILVCSGDGSVGWVLSEIDRFNMHKQCQVAVMPLGTGNDLARVLGWGSSCDDDTHLPQILERYESASTKMLDRWSIMVFEKAIPVPKTPKMSISTEQEAMLTGMVTSANHHLRFIVETNDTQTLISSTRNLCDTIDDLVVRISEHHKEDEQLAVKCDILKQKLNMLLDALQEEEIGAHSGDDLIATIRSLIARSIPLTPGSSASLLNPNISIEKTEKDQINTKERRNSRSLRSSEKEALQCRANSVKRAIYNVVEHSEPGRPKRYQRKLSITPFEALKLPTNTSGESTPCSSPLPIIPPINIISPTMETSRLTCISPLPDTRRDSVDESFFNSINLPAPRQFADSRRSSGVEVIQEIEEGANGETVYRRSRMSLTGGANIDDAGNRLSPSSDGGDNTPNERKVDFLRVPIHTGEPIVDPLSDYRPHEVFERTYYMTREMDKDKDKEKEKEVENDKEKDKCVEKEDSMPTEKLVHTCNLQVPGVVVTPNSQNVYTSASITIIDTDAQTTTEQSSSDDLGGEASDVLSAISNEECSVASEIFDKQDAGQTVGDIIQNMDASNFTHIDSPETSDETEAMPGESIMDDISSVLGHDITYALQDNTLTDDTTTLCSEHVGPPKPPRKKSLSALSRAQSHPRRRNSSPPRIARLARMDSDDNPQQFGFENIVFEIDNRCDDQKMREPPRYCSLAQFVEGNDIARQSFKQLMLEQQRSGDNDNDDPEGQQTPTNKVVNLLATTSEDELSTQTAIKIEIQDVDATVRNINSSMKANTILATSTSPTKKSGHGQDISVVVRPPTPLRGDSIKPTVSLLPGSSGGAMAVSMGCSGMLGVRAMNASEIRRHSSHAPGLAVREFDKDKDRRHSGFNPNQLTLDPEHARFLSSSPAASRRISCGSLFKPNEALPNLQTLKGSKSSLFMGSTLFGFDHLTSGDKDKEDKGGKDKDKTPTEETSRKLPIINPLVRLPNWPNLSNGGGFISKCLLANADTLCAAVSPLMDPDETLLAGYHEKCVMNNYFGIGIDAKISLDFHNKREEHPEKCRSRARNYMWYGVLGSKQLLQKTCKNLEQRVQLECDGQRIPLPELQGIVILNIPSFMGGTNFWGSSKKDDIFLPPSFDDRVLEVVAVFGSVQMAASRLINLQHHRIAQCQSVQINILGDEEIPIQVDGEAWLQPPGMIRILHKNRVQMLCRNRSLELSLKSWQEKQRQHSISIQRDASSTASEHAISTDEVISERECYVLLNFIEAVSSLVKWVKFLIISHPALQHDLYEVACRASEALESIHPQGKLLEGPSLRTKLVEVIDSSRQLYDDACTLLRDRGHSLILREDLETKLSAALANMEMELKKCSVQKCIDGKLRAYFNVLAPNEESDGRRKSRPFWVRLRSGSTAGQQAFKPPLTNTREAANNWSVNEVVTWLETMQLSEYVDSFLKNDIRGKELLTLGRRDLKDLGVVKVGHVKRILQAIKDLSEN; encoded by the exons ATAATCACACCCACTCGATCTCTGGTGCTCTGCGCCGAGTCCCGCCGCGAAATGGAGGACTGGCTGGGCGGCCTGAAGACGGCGACGGCGCCGCAGAGGCCGCGTGGCGACAGCTTCCTGATCGAGCAGCACGACATCCTGTCGAACCACCACCACTGGTACGCCACCTCCCACGCCCGCCCCACCTACTGCAATGTGTGCCGCGACGCCCTGTCCGGGGTCACCTCCCACGGACTCAGCTGCGAGGTGTGCAAGTGCAAGGTGCACAAGCGGTGTGCGGCCAAGTCGATCGCCAACTGCAAGTGGACCACGCTGGCCAGCGTGGGCAAGGACATCATCGAGCAGGCGGATGGCATCATCATGCCGCACCAGTGGATGGAGGGCAACCTCCCGGTGTCCTCCATGTGCGCCGTCTGCAAGAAGACCTGCGGATCGGTGCTGAGGCTCCAGGATTGGAGGTGCCTTTGGTGCCGAGCCACCGTCCACGTGGCCTGTCGTCCCCAGATGGCGGTGGCCTGTCCCATTGGTCCCGCCAAGCTGTCCGTCGTTCCGCCGACCAGTGTCCACTCCATCAGCACCGATGACGCCTGGGATGTGGCCAGTCCCAGGGGCAACTTCTCGCCCCTTCTGGTCTTCGTGAACTCCAAGTCTGGGGACAACCAAGGAGTGAAGTTCCTGCGACGATTCAAGCAGCTGCTGAATCCTGCCCAGGTCTTCGATCTCATCTCCACGGGTCCGAGTCTGGGATTGAGGCTCTTCCGGCACTTTGAGATGTTCCGCATTCTGGTCTGTTCGGGCGACGGATCTGTGGGCTGGGTGCTCAGCGAAATCGATCGCTTCAATATGCAC AAACAATGTCAGGTGGCGGTGATGCCTTTGGGAACTGGCAACGATCTGGCCAGGGTTTTGGGCTGGGGCTCCAGCTGCGATGACGACACCCACCTGCCGCAGATCCTTGAGCGCTACGAGTCGGCCAGCACCAAGATGTTGGATCGCTGGAGCATCATGGTCTTCGAAAAGGCCATCCCCGTGCCCAAGACGCCCAAGATGTCGATCAGCACCGAGCAGGAAGCGATGCTCACTGGCATGGTGACGTCGGCCAACCACCACCTGCGCTTCATAGTGGAAACCAACGATACCCAGACCCTGATCAGCTCCACCCGGAATCTCTGCGACACCATTGACGATCTGGTGGTCCGCATCTCGGAGCACCACAAGGAGGACGAACAGCTGGCCGTCAAGTGCGACATCCTCAAGCAGAAACTCAACATGCTGCTGGATGCTCTGCAGGAGGAGGAGATTGGAGCCCACAGCGGCGACGATTTGATAGCCACCATCAGGAGTCTCATTGCGAGAAGTATTCCGCTGACACCAGGCTCCAGCGCCTCTCTGCT CAATCCAAACATATCAATCGAAAAGACGGAGAAAGACCAGATTAACACAAAGGAGCGCAGGAACAGTCGGTCCCTTCGTTCCAGCGAGAAGGAGGCTCTCCAGTGCCGTGCCAACAGCGTCAAGCGAGCCATCTACAATGTGGTGGAGCACTCGGAACCGGGACGTCCGAAACGCTATCAGCGGAAGCTATCGATCACACCGTTCGAAGCCCTGAAGTTACCCACCAACACTTCCGGGGAATCGACGCCCTGCAGCTCCCCCTTGCCAATAATCCCACCCATCAATATTATCTCGCCCACGATGGAAACGTCCCGACTTACCTGCATTTCTCCGCTGCCCGATACACGACGAGATTCCGTGGACGAGAGCTTCTTCAACAGCATCAATCTGCCGGCTCCACGGCAATTTGCGGACAGTCGAAGGAGCTCTGGAGTGGAGGTGATCCAGGAGATCGAGGAGGGTGCCAATGGGGAGACCGTCTACCGACGGAGTCGCATGTCCTTGACCGGTGGAGCCAATATCGATGATGCCGGTAATCGTTTGTCACCCAGCAGCGATGGGGGCGACAACACCCCCAACGAGCGCAAAGTCGACTTCTTGAGGGTGCCGATCCACACTGGTGAACCGATCGTTGACCCCCTATCCGACTATCGTCCCCACGAGGTCTTCGAGCGAACCTACTATATGACCCGGGAGATGGATAAGGACAAAgacaaggaaaaggaaaaagagGTGGAGAATGACAAGGAGAAGGACAAATGTGTGGAGAAGGAGGACAGCATGCCCACCGAGAAGCTGGTTCACACTTGTAACCTGCAGGTACCCGGCGTTGTCGTTACCCCCAACTCCCAAAATGTTTACACAAGCGCCAGCATAACAATCATTGATACCGATGCACAGACCACCACC GAGCAGTCCTCTTCCGACGATCTGGGTGGCGAGGCCAGCGATGTTCTTTCGGCGATTAGCAATGAGGAGTGCAGCGTGGCCTCCGAAATATTCGACAAGCAGGACGCTGGACAAACCGTGGGGGATATTATTCAG AATATGGACGCTAGCAATTTCACGCATATAGACTCCCCGGAGACCAGTGACGAAACGGAGGCCATGCCCGGCGAGAGCATCATGGACGACATCAGCTCGGTACTGGGACACGATATAACCTATGCCCTGCAGGACAACACTCTGACCGACGACACCACCACTCTCTGCTCGGAGCACGTTGGGCCACCGAAGCCCCCGCGCAAAAAGTCCTTGAGCGCCTTGAGCCGCGCCCAATCCCATCCCCGAAGGCGCAACTCCTCTCCGCCTCGAATCGCGCGATTGGCGCGAATGGACAGCGATGATAATCCCCAGCAATTCGGATTCGAGAATATCGTTTTCGAGATCGACAATCGATGTGACGACCAGAAGATGCGGGAGCCACCGCGCTACTGCAGCCTGGCGCAGTTCGTGGAAGGTAACGATATAGCGCGTCAGAGCTTCAAG CAGCTAATGCTAGAACAACAACGAAGCGGCGACAACGATAACGACGACCCCGAGGGCCAGCAAACGCCAACGAATAAAGTGGTCAATTTACTGGCCACCACCAGCGAGGACGAGCTGTCCACGCAGACGGCCATCAAAATAGAAATACAAGACGTTGATGCCACTGTGcgcaacatcaacagcagcatGAAGGCCAATACGATCTTGGCCACTTCGACATCGCCCACGAAGAAATCGGGCCATGGACAAGAT ATAAGTGTTGTTGTGAGGCCGCCGACGCCGTTGCGCGGCGACTCCATCAAGCCCACGGTCTCGCTCCTGCCGGGCTCCTCCGGCGGAGCCATGGCCGTGTCCATGGGCTGCTCCGGAATGCTGGGGGTGCGGGCCATGAACGCCTCCGAGATCAGGCGCCACTCGAGCCACGCCCCCGGTCTGGCTGTCCGCGAGTTCGACAAGGACAAGGACCGCCGGCACTCTGGCTTCAATCCCAACCAGCTGACGCTCGATCCGGAGCACGCCCGCTTCCTCAGCAGCTCGCCGGCGGCCAGCCGCAGGATCAGCTGCGGCAGCCTCTTCAAG CCGAACGAAGCCCTTCCGAATCTGCAGACCCTCAAGGGCTCCAAGTCGAGCTTGTTTATGGGCTCCACTCTATTCGGCTTCGATCACTTAACCTCCGGAGACAAGGATAAGGAAGACAAGGGAGGCAAGGACAAGGATAAAACGCCCACCGAGGAGACCAGTCGCAAGCTGCCCATCATCAATCCCCTGGTGCGACTGCCCAACTGGCCAA ATCTTTCGAATGGTGGTGGCTTTATATCCAAGTGTCTCTTGGCCAATGCCGACACCCTCTGCGCCGCCGTGAGTCCCCTAATGGATCCGGATGAGACCCTTTTGGCCGGCTACCATGAGAAGTGCGTGATGAACAACTACTTTGGCATCGGTATCGATGCCAAGATCTCGCTGGACTTCCACAACAAGCGGGAGGAGCACCCGGAAAAATGTCGCTCCCGGGCTCGCAATTACATGTGGTATGGCGTACTGGGATCCAAGCAGCTCCTGCAGAAGACCTGCAAGAATCTGGAGCAGCGGGTGCAGCTGGAGTGCGATGGTCAGAGAATTCCGCTGCCGGAACTGCAGGGAATCGTGATCCTGAACATACCCAGCTTCATGGGAGGCACCAATTTCTGGGGCAGCAGCAAGAAAGATGACATATTTCTGCCGCCCAGCTTCGATGATCGCGTCCTCGAAGTGGTGGCCGTCTTTGGATCCGTCCAGATGGCCGCCTCGCGACTGATCAATCTGCAACATCATCGGATCGCCCAGTGCCAGAGCGTGCAGATCAACATCCTGGGCGACGAGGAGATACCCATCCAGGTGGACGGCGAGGCCTGGCTGCAGCCTCCGGGAATGATCCGCATCCTGCACAAGAACCGAGTGCAGATGTTGTGCCGGAACAGGAGTTTGGAGCTTTCGCTGAAGAGCTGGCAGGAGAAGCAGCGCCAGCACAGCATCTCCATCCAAAGGGACGCATCTTCGACAGCTTCGGAGCACGCCATCTCCACGGACGAGGTGATCTCCGAACGGGAATGCTACGTGCTCCTCAACTTCATCGAGGCCGTTAGCTCGCTGGTCAAGTGGGTCAAGTTCCTGATTATCTCGCATCCAGCTCTGCAGCACGATCTCTACGAGGTGGCCTGTCGGGCCAGCGAGGCCCTGGAGTCCATCCATCCGCAGGGCAAGCTACTCGAAGGTCCTTCACTGCGCACCAAGTTGGTGGAGGTCATCGACTCTTCGCGACAGCTGTACGACGATGCCTGCACCCTGCTCCGCGATCGAGGCCACAGTTTGATTCTCCGCGAGGATCTGGAGACAAAGCTCAGCGCGGCGTTGGCCAACATGGAGATGGAACTGAAGAAGTGCTCCGTGCAGAAGTGCATCGACGGCAAGCTAAGGGCCTACTTTAAtgttttggcgcccaacgaggAG TCCGATGGCCGCCGAAAGTCGCGACCCTTCTGGGTGAGACTACGCTCCGGCTCAACCGCCGGGCAGCAGGCGTTTAAGCCACCTTTGACCAACACTCGCGAGGCGGCCAACAACTGGAGCGTGAACGAAGTGGTCACCTGGCTGGAAACGATGCAGCTGTCCGAGTACGTGGACAGCTTCCTAAAGAACGACATTCGCGGCAAGGAGCTGCTCACGCTGGGGAGGCGCGATCTCAAGGATCTGGGCGTGGTCAAAGTGGGCCACGTCAAGCGAATACTGCAGGCCATCAAGGATCTCAGCGAGAACTAG
- the LOC108061404 gene encoding diacylglycerol kinase eta isoform X8 — protein sequence MAHLKLDTLHVQRSPRSSRRSSPSSGRSSACSSGSISPVPIIPIIAISHDGDESESESEIETEPARLFQRRMSTKCTNNLAAIIKEGFLLKHTWSFQRWRRRYFRLKRNMLFYAKDEKCDVFDDIDLSDLCYFECGIKNVNHSFQIITPTRSLVLCAESRREMEDWLGGLKTATAPQRPRGDSFLIEQHDILSNHHHWYATSHARPTYCNVCRDALSGVTSHGLSCEVCKCKVHKRCAAKSIANCKWTTLASVGKDIIEQADGIIMPHQWMEGNLPVSSMCAVCKKTCGSVLRLQDWRCLWCRATVHVACRPQMAVACPIGPAKLSVVPPTSVHSISTDDAWDVASPRGNFSPLLVFVNSKSGDNQGVKFLRRFKQLLNPAQVFDLISTGPSLGLRLFRHFEMFRILVCSGDGSVGWVLSEIDRFNMHKQCQVAVMPLGTGNDLARVLGWGSSCDDDTHLPQILERYESASTKMLDRWSIMVFEKAIPVPKTPKMSISTEQEAMLTGMVTSANHHLRFIVETNDTQTLISSTRNLCDTIDDLVVRISEHHKEDEQLAVKCDILKQKLNMLLDALQEEEIGAHSGDDLIATIRSLIARSIPLTPGSSASLLNPNISIEKTEKDQINTKERRNSRSLRSSEKEALQCRANSVKRAIYNVVEHSEPGRPKRYQRKLSITPFEALKLPTNTSGESTPCSSPLPIIPPINIISPTMETSRLTCISPLPDTRRDSVDESFFNSINLPAPRQFADSRRSSGVEVIQEIEEGANGETVYRRSRMSLTGGANIDDAGNRLSPSSDGGDNTPNERKVDFLRVPIHTGEPIVDPLSDYRPHEVFERTYYMTREMDKDKDKEKEKEVENDKEKDKCVEKEDSMPTEKLVHTCNLQVPGVVVTPNSQNVYTSASITIIDTDAQTTTEQSSSDDLGGEASDVLSAISNEECSVASEIFDKQDAGQTVGDIIQNMDASNFTHIDSPETSDETEAMPGESIMDDISSVLGHDITYALQDNTLTDDTTTLCSEHVGPPKPPRKKSLSALSRAQSHPRRRNSSPPRIARLARMDSDDNPQQFGFENIVFEIDNRCDDQKMREPPRYCSLAQFVEGNDIARQSFKLMLEQQRSGDNDNDDPEGQQTPTNKVVNLLATTSEDELSTQTAIKIEIQDVDATVRNINSSMKANTILATSTSPTKKSGHGQDVKRITFDESCKKESFDDVNPNYPQISVVVRPPTPLRGDSIKPTVSLLPGSSGGAMAVSMGCSGMLGVRAMNASEIRRHSSHAPGLAVREFDKDKDRRHSGFNPNQLTLDPEHARFLSSSPAASRRISCGSLFKPNEALPNLQTLKGSKSSLFMGSTLFGFDHLTSGDKDKEDKGGKDKDKTPTEETSRKLPIINPLVRLPNWPNLSNGGGFISKCLLANADTLCAAVSPLMDPDETLLAGYHEKCVMNNYFGIGIDAKISLDFHNKREEHPEKCRSRARNYMWYGVLGSKQLLQKTCKNLEQRVQLECDGQRIPLPELQGIVILNIPSFMGGTNFWGSSKKDDIFLPPSFDDRVLEVVAVFGSVQMAASRLINLQHHRIAQCQSVQINILGDEEIPIQVDGEAWLQPPGMIRILHKNRVQMLCRNRSLELSLKSWQEKQRQHSISIQRDASSTASEHAISTDEVISERECYVLLNFIEAVSSLVKWVKFLIISHPALQHDLYEVACRASEALESIHPQGKLLEGPSLRTKLVEVIDSSRQLYDDACTLLRDRGHSLILREDLETKLSAALANMEMELKKCSVQKCIDGKLRAYFNVLAPNEESDGRRKSRPFWVRLRSGSTAGQQAFKPPLTNTREAANNWSVNEVVTWLETMQLSEYVDSFLKNDIRGKELLTLGRRDLKDLGVVKVGHVKRILQAIKDLSEN from the exons ATAATCACACCCACTCGATCTCTGGTGCTCTGCGCCGAGTCCCGCCGCGAAATGGAGGACTGGCTGGGCGGCCTGAAGACGGCGACGGCGCCGCAGAGGCCGCGTGGCGACAGCTTCCTGATCGAGCAGCACGACATCCTGTCGAACCACCACCACTGGTACGCCACCTCCCACGCCCGCCCCACCTACTGCAATGTGTGCCGCGACGCCCTGTCCGGGGTCACCTCCCACGGACTCAGCTGCGAGGTGTGCAAGTGCAAGGTGCACAAGCGGTGTGCGGCCAAGTCGATCGCCAACTGCAAGTGGACCACGCTGGCCAGCGTGGGCAAGGACATCATCGAGCAGGCGGATGGCATCATCATGCCGCACCAGTGGATGGAGGGCAACCTCCCGGTGTCCTCCATGTGCGCCGTCTGCAAGAAGACCTGCGGATCGGTGCTGAGGCTCCAGGATTGGAGGTGCCTTTGGTGCCGAGCCACCGTCCACGTGGCCTGTCGTCCCCAGATGGCGGTGGCCTGTCCCATTGGTCCCGCCAAGCTGTCCGTCGTTCCGCCGACCAGTGTCCACTCCATCAGCACCGATGACGCCTGGGATGTGGCCAGTCCCAGGGGCAACTTCTCGCCCCTTCTGGTCTTCGTGAACTCCAAGTCTGGGGACAACCAAGGAGTGAAGTTCCTGCGACGATTCAAGCAGCTGCTGAATCCTGCCCAGGTCTTCGATCTCATCTCCACGGGTCCGAGTCTGGGATTGAGGCTCTTCCGGCACTTTGAGATGTTCCGCATTCTGGTCTGTTCGGGCGACGGATCTGTGGGCTGGGTGCTCAGCGAAATCGATCGCTTCAATATGCAC AAACAATGTCAGGTGGCGGTGATGCCTTTGGGAACTGGCAACGATCTGGCCAGGGTTTTGGGCTGGGGCTCCAGCTGCGATGACGACACCCACCTGCCGCAGATCCTTGAGCGCTACGAGTCGGCCAGCACCAAGATGTTGGATCGCTGGAGCATCATGGTCTTCGAAAAGGCCATCCCCGTGCCCAAGACGCCCAAGATGTCGATCAGCACCGAGCAGGAAGCGATGCTCACTGGCATGGTGACGTCGGCCAACCACCACCTGCGCTTCATAGTGGAAACCAACGATACCCAGACCCTGATCAGCTCCACCCGGAATCTCTGCGACACCATTGACGATCTGGTGGTCCGCATCTCGGAGCACCACAAGGAGGACGAACAGCTGGCCGTCAAGTGCGACATCCTCAAGCAGAAACTCAACATGCTGCTGGATGCTCTGCAGGAGGAGGAGATTGGAGCCCACAGCGGCGACGATTTGATAGCCACCATCAGGAGTCTCATTGCGAGAAGTATTCCGCTGACACCAGGCTCCAGCGCCTCTCTGCT CAATCCAAACATATCAATCGAAAAGACGGAGAAAGACCAGATTAACACAAAGGAGCGCAGGAACAGTCGGTCCCTTCGTTCCAGCGAGAAGGAGGCTCTCCAGTGCCGTGCCAACAGCGTCAAGCGAGCCATCTACAATGTGGTGGAGCACTCGGAACCGGGACGTCCGAAACGCTATCAGCGGAAGCTATCGATCACACCGTTCGAAGCCCTGAAGTTACCCACCAACACTTCCGGGGAATCGACGCCCTGCAGCTCCCCCTTGCCAATAATCCCACCCATCAATATTATCTCGCCCACGATGGAAACGTCCCGACTTACCTGCATTTCTCCGCTGCCCGATACACGACGAGATTCCGTGGACGAGAGCTTCTTCAACAGCATCAATCTGCCGGCTCCACGGCAATTTGCGGACAGTCGAAGGAGCTCTGGAGTGGAGGTGATCCAGGAGATCGAGGAGGGTGCCAATGGGGAGACCGTCTACCGACGGAGTCGCATGTCCTTGACCGGTGGAGCCAATATCGATGATGCCGGTAATCGTTTGTCACCCAGCAGCGATGGGGGCGACAACACCCCCAACGAGCGCAAAGTCGACTTCTTGAGGGTGCCGATCCACACTGGTGAACCGATCGTTGACCCCCTATCCGACTATCGTCCCCACGAGGTCTTCGAGCGAACCTACTATATGACCCGGGAGATGGATAAGGACAAAgacaaggaaaaggaaaaagagGTGGAGAATGACAAGGAGAAGGACAAATGTGTGGAGAAGGAGGACAGCATGCCCACCGAGAAGCTGGTTCACACTTGTAACCTGCAGGTACCCGGCGTTGTCGTTACCCCCAACTCCCAAAATGTTTACACAAGCGCCAGCATAACAATCATTGATACCGATGCACAGACCACCACC GAGCAGTCCTCTTCCGACGATCTGGGTGGCGAGGCCAGCGATGTTCTTTCGGCGATTAGCAATGAGGAGTGCAGCGTGGCCTCCGAAATATTCGACAAGCAGGACGCTGGACAAACCGTGGGGGATATTATTCAG AATATGGACGCTAGCAATTTCACGCATATAGACTCCCCGGAGACCAGTGACGAAACGGAGGCCATGCCCGGCGAGAGCATCATGGACGACATCAGCTCGGTACTGGGACACGATATAACCTATGCCCTGCAGGACAACACTCTGACCGACGACACCACCACTCTCTGCTCGGAGCACGTTGGGCCACCGAAGCCCCCGCGCAAAAAGTCCTTGAGCGCCTTGAGCCGCGCCCAATCCCATCCCCGAAGGCGCAACTCCTCTCCGCCTCGAATCGCGCGATTGGCGCGAATGGACAGCGATGATAATCCCCAGCAATTCGGATTCGAGAATATCGTTTTCGAGATCGACAATCGATGTGACGACCAGAAGATGCGGGAGCCACCGCGCTACTGCAGCCTGGCGCAGTTCGTGGAAGGTAACGATATAGCGCGTCAGAGCTTCAAG CTAATGCTAGAACAACAACGAAGCGGCGACAACGATAACGACGACCCCGAGGGCCAGCAAACGCCAACGAATAAAGTGGTCAATTTACTGGCCACCACCAGCGAGGACGAGCTGTCCACGCAGACGGCCATCAAAATAGAAATACAAGACGTTGATGCCACTGTGcgcaacatcaacagcagcatGAAGGCCAATACGATCTTGGCCACTTCGACATCGCCCACGAAGAAATCGGGCCATGGACAAGATGTAAAGCGCATTACTTTTGATGAGTCGTGTAAGAAAGAATCCTTTGATGATGTAAATCCCAACTATCCACAGATAAGTGTTGTTGTGAGGCCGCCGACGCCGTTGCGCGGCGACTCCATCAAGCCCACGGTCTCGCTCCTGCCGGGCTCCTCCGGCGGAGCCATGGCCGTGTCCATGGGCTGCTCCGGAATGCTGGGGGTGCGGGCCATGAACGCCTCCGAGATCAGGCGCCACTCGAGCCACGCCCCCGGTCTGGCTGTCCGCGAGTTCGACAAGGACAAGGACCGCCGGCACTCTGGCTTCAATCCCAACCAGCTGACGCTCGATCCGGAGCACGCCCGCTTCCTCAGCAGCTCGCCGGCGGCCAGCCGCAGGATCAGCTGCGGCAGCCTCTTCAAG CCGAACGAAGCCCTTCCGAATCTGCAGACCCTCAAGGGCTCCAAGTCGAGCTTGTTTATGGGCTCCACTCTATTCGGCTTCGATCACTTAACCTCCGGAGACAAGGATAAGGAAGACAAGGGAGGCAAGGACAAGGATAAAACGCCCACCGAGGAGACCAGTCGCAAGCTGCCCATCATCAATCCCCTGGTGCGACTGCCCAACTGGCCAA ATCTTTCGAATGGTGGTGGCTTTATATCCAAGTGTCTCTTGGCCAATGCCGACACCCTCTGCGCCGCCGTGAGTCCCCTAATGGATCCGGATGAGACCCTTTTGGCCGGCTACCATGAGAAGTGCGTGATGAACAACTACTTTGGCATCGGTATCGATGCCAAGATCTCGCTGGACTTCCACAACAAGCGGGAGGAGCACCCGGAAAAATGTCGCTCCCGGGCTCGCAATTACATGTGGTATGGCGTACTGGGATCCAAGCAGCTCCTGCAGAAGACCTGCAAGAATCTGGAGCAGCGGGTGCAGCTGGAGTGCGATGGTCAGAGAATTCCGCTGCCGGAACTGCAGGGAATCGTGATCCTGAACATACCCAGCTTCATGGGAGGCACCAATTTCTGGGGCAGCAGCAAGAAAGATGACATATTTCTGCCGCCCAGCTTCGATGATCGCGTCCTCGAAGTGGTGGCCGTCTTTGGATCCGTCCAGATGGCCGCCTCGCGACTGATCAATCTGCAACATCATCGGATCGCCCAGTGCCAGAGCGTGCAGATCAACATCCTGGGCGACGAGGAGATACCCATCCAGGTGGACGGCGAGGCCTGGCTGCAGCCTCCGGGAATGATCCGCATCCTGCACAAGAACCGAGTGCAGATGTTGTGCCGGAACAGGAGTTTGGAGCTTTCGCTGAAGAGCTGGCAGGAGAAGCAGCGCCAGCACAGCATCTCCATCCAAAGGGACGCATCTTCGACAGCTTCGGAGCACGCCATCTCCACGGACGAGGTGATCTCCGAACGGGAATGCTACGTGCTCCTCAACTTCATCGAGGCCGTTAGCTCGCTGGTCAAGTGGGTCAAGTTCCTGATTATCTCGCATCCAGCTCTGCAGCACGATCTCTACGAGGTGGCCTGTCGGGCCAGCGAGGCCCTGGAGTCCATCCATCCGCAGGGCAAGCTACTCGAAGGTCCTTCACTGCGCACCAAGTTGGTGGAGGTCATCGACTCTTCGCGACAGCTGTACGACGATGCCTGCACCCTGCTCCGCGATCGAGGCCACAGTTTGATTCTCCGCGAGGATCTGGAGACAAAGCTCAGCGCGGCGTTGGCCAACATGGAGATGGAACTGAAGAAGTGCTCCGTGCAGAAGTGCATCGACGGCAAGCTAAGGGCCTACTTTAAtgttttggcgcccaacgaggAG TCCGATGGCCGCCGAAAGTCGCGACCCTTCTGGGTGAGACTACGCTCCGGCTCAACCGCCGGGCAGCAGGCGTTTAAGCCACCTTTGACCAACACTCGCGAGGCGGCCAACAACTGGAGCGTGAACGAAGTGGTCACCTGGCTGGAAACGATGCAGCTGTCCGAGTACGTGGACAGCTTCCTAAAGAACGACATTCGCGGCAAGGAGCTGCTCACGCTGGGGAGGCGCGATCTCAAGGATCTGGGCGTGGTCAAAGTGGGCCACGTCAAGCGAATACTGCAGGCCATCAAGGATCTCAGCGAGAACTAG